The sequence TACTCTGACTTCCAAATTCTATGGTGCGTTGGTCTGTatcccatcccaaactcctataTTCTTGGTTTTCTAAACATGAAGAGGAATCAGTGAATCTTACAGTCTGCAGTAAGATTCTAAGTTATATCCCAGACCAGGGTATCTGCTTCCTGGTGGAAGCCTCAGGGCCTGTTTTTAAACTCCATAGACTTTGCTGACCTTTGATAAAAATGTTTGCACCTACATTACAATAAATGCCTCCAAAGGAACATTTAAGAGTAGATGAAAGGTCTGTGATATGCTGTAATACCTTTTATCATCAAAATTCTGTGGACCTTGTAGAGGTTGATGGAAATTAGTGACATGTCAAAAATATaggacacaataaaggaaagtGATTTTTAGAAATATGCTTCACTGTGTTCAAAATTGGGTTTATCTACCCAGTTCCCATGCTGAGCGACACTGATTTCTGTCGTTCTCAGGTGCCTGTCTCTATTTTCTCCCTGAGATTGGGTACAACACTCCAAGAGCCATTTCCAGATGAAGagctcttcttctccttctgtgtgTCCATTCAATCCAGTGTGGATACCCTATCCCTGTCAAAGAGAGATTGGGGATCTGAGTTTAAGCAAAAGTGAGAAGGTAGGATTAATAACACAAGTTATGTAGAGAAGTATATTGAGGTGCATTATTGAAATCATATTTCTGTGCCTGTTTCAGAAAATCAATCAAAAAAGACTTAAGCAGAACACTGACTCAGTATGTAAATTATTGATTAAACATTCTACTTAAAACATAGGTACCagaaaaaatcaggagcatgtgTAGTagaatatttctttattgttgtGAAAGAGATGATTTGACTTTCTAGGGAGACACATGTTCAGGTTTGACGTCCTGAATAATCCTCATGTAGTAATCTCTTAATGTTTAGCTCTTATAGTGATGTTTATTTTCCAATTAGATAGTTTCTTATACTAATgtttattctccaattaaatggGTTCTTTGTTTATCAAGATATAATTAAAAGAGTCAGAAACTGAGAGATTAAGAGAAAACATCAGTTACCAGTGGGAAAGGCATCATCTCACTGGATTCATGTTGGCCATCCTATGGGAACACTGATGGTATAAAACTATGAGACCATCATAACAAAAATTCACCAAGGATCCATTTGTTTCCAGGCAACTAAAGAAACAACACAGAATGGAGCACTGGAACTCCGACCTGGGAAGTGGCTTCGTATTGATGGGGATTCTGAATGACAGTGGGTCTCCTGAGCTGCTCTGTGCTACAATGACGGTCCTATACACACTGGCCCTCACCAGCAATGGCCTGCTGCTCCTGGCCATCACAATGGATGCCCGGCTCCATGTGCCCATGTACCTCCTGCTTGGCCAGCTCTCTCTCATGGACCTCCTCTTCATATCTGTTGTCACTCCCAAGGCCATCATAGATTTTCTGCTCAGTGAAAACACCATCTCCTTTGGGGGCTGTGCCCTTCAGGTGTCTCTAGTACTGACCCTCGGTGGTGCAGAGGACCTCCTACTGGCCTTCATGGCCTATGACAGGTATGTGGCCATTTGTCATCCTCTGAACTACATGGTCCTCATGAGGCCGAGGGTCTGCTGGCTCATGGTGGCCACACCCTGGGTCCTGGCACCCCTGAATGCTTTAGGTCATACACTGTATACCATGCACTTCTCCTTCTGCATGTCCCGGAAGATCAGCCACATCCTCTGTGAGATCCCACCTCTGTTGAAGTTGGCCTGTACAGATACTTCCATGTATGAACTCATGTTGTATGTGACTGGTGTGACCTTTCTGATTC comes from Cervus elaphus chromosome 1, mCerEla1.1, whole genome shotgun sequence and encodes:
- the LOC122695139 gene encoding olfactory receptor 2AG1-like, encoding MEHWNSDLGSGFVLMGILNDSGSPELLCATMTVLYTLALTSNGLLLLAITMDARLHVPMYLLLGQLSLMDLLFISVVTPKAIIDFLLSENTISFGGCALQVSLVLTLGGAEDLLLAFMAYDRYVAICHPLNYMVLMRPRVCWLMVATPWVLAPLNALGHTLYTMHFSFCMSRKISHILCEIPPLLKLACTDTSMYELMLYVTGVTFLIPPFVAILVSYSVIPLTVLHMPSNEGRQKALVTCSSHLTVVGMFYGAATFMYVLPSSLHSPKQDNIISVFYTIVTPALNPLIYSLRNKEVMGALRRVLQKYMLWTHS